The following coding sequences lie in one Nitrospiraceae bacterium genomic window:
- a CDS encoding Na+:solute symporter, with protein sequence MSLSLLDWTIVAVYMAASLFIGIYFTKRASSSISEFFLSGRNLPWWLAGTSMVATTFSSDTPLYVTGLVREHGIYENWQWWCFIFSGMMSVFFFARLWRRLGVLTDVELINMRYSGRSASILRGFKAIYFSVAIHTIIKAQVILAMAKILDVSLGWGKWESIIVSSVITIAYSMLSGYWGVVTTDFFQFIIAMIGAVVLAFASVNHAGGISQIKAQIPEDMLNFFPPLNEGFFGLAFMTFLGYVGLSWWSKYSSDGGGVIVQRMSSCKNEKHSLFATFYFNIANYGLRTWPWILAALASIIIYPQVKDHEAVYPQMMVDLLPSGLRGLMLASFFAAFMSTLSTYLNLSSAYFVNDFYKPFIKKDSTEKHLIFVSRAATLVLSVITAVVTYHVDSIIGVFKFLIAFGSGTGLVYIIRWYWWRVNAWSEISAMISSTVMTIIAYKHPIFEGSPYYAKLFLIISVSTVVWVFVTLLTKPSENEKLIEFYKKTMPGGYGWRPVEKLIGYKPEGNILRDTLIEWVNGCLFIIGLTIGIGKLFLGYYLSGFVWLSIACVTAWFVYKHLSKKGWDEVYK encoded by the coding sequence GTGTCTTTATCATTGCTGGACTGGACAATTGTAGCAGTATATATGGCTGCCTCGCTGTTCATCGGAATATATTTTACAAAACGGGCATCTTCAAGTATCTCTGAATTTTTCCTGTCAGGCAGAAATCTTCCATGGTGGCTTGCAGGCACTTCAATGGTTGCGACGACTTTTTCTTCCGACACTCCTTTATATGTCACAGGTCTTGTCAGAGAACACGGCATATATGAAAACTGGCAGTGGTGGTGTTTTATTTTCTCAGGAATGATGTCCGTATTCTTTTTTGCAAGGCTCTGGAGAAGGCTCGGCGTGCTGACAGATGTCGAGCTGATCAACATGCGTTATTCAGGGAGATCGGCCTCGATTCTCAGGGGATTTAAGGCAATATATTTTTCAGTCGCGATTCACACAATAATAAAGGCGCAGGTTATCCTTGCAATGGCAAAGATACTCGATGTCTCTCTCGGGTGGGGAAAGTGGGAGAGCATTATTGTATCGAGCGTTATCACTATTGCTTATTCCATGCTTTCAGGTTACTGGGGAGTTGTCACAACAGATTTTTTCCAGTTCATAATTGCCATGATCGGGGCAGTAGTTCTTGCGTTCGCATCAGTAAATCATGCAGGGGGGATATCGCAGATTAAGGCGCAGATCCCTGAGGACATGCTTAATTTCTTTCCTCCTTTGAATGAAGGATTTTTTGGGCTTGCGTTCATGACATTTCTTGGTTATGTCGGCTTAAGCTGGTGGTCAAAATATTCTTCAGACGGCGGCGGCGTGATTGTCCAGAGAATGTCATCGTGCAAGAATGAAAAGCACAGTCTGTTTGCAACTTTTTATTTCAACATTGCAAATTACGGACTCCGCACATGGCCGTGGATACTCGCAGCTTTGGCATCGATCATAATTTATCCTCAGGTAAAAGACCACGAGGCTGTTTATCCGCAGATGATGGTTGACCTGCTTCCTTCAGGTCTTAGGGGTTTGATGCTTGCATCGTTCTTTGCAGCATTCATGTCAACCCTGAGCACATATCTAAATCTCTCATCAGCATATTTTGTGAATGATTTTTATAAGCCTTTTATTAAAAAAGATTCAACAGAGAAACATCTCATATTTGTCTCGCGAGCAGCAACCCTTGTTCTTTCAGTCATCACTGCCGTTGTAACATATCATGTCGATTCAATTATAGGCGTTTTTAAATTCCTGATAGCATTTGGTTCTGGAACAGGACTTGTTTATATCATAAGATGGTACTGGTGGAGGGTGAATGCATGGAGTGAGATTTCTGCAATGATATCATCAACAGTAATGACGATTATCGCGTACAAGCATCCGATTTTCGAGGGTTCTCCATATTATGCAAAACTGTTTTTAATAATCAGCGTCTCGACTGTTGTCTGGGTATTTGTGACTCTGCTCACAAAGCCATCCGAGAATGAGAAGTTAATAGAATTCTATAAAAAGACAATGCCCGGAGGTTATGGCTGGAGACCAGTTGAGAAATTAATAGGATACAAACCAGAGGGAAATATTCTCAGAGATACTCTCATTGAATGGGTTAACGGGTGTCTGTTCATCATCGGCTTAACAATCGGGATCGGCAAGCTGTTTCTCGGATATTATCTCTCGGGTTTTGTCTGGCTCTCAATCGCGTGCGTGACAGCATGGTTTGTGTATAAACACCTTTCGAAAAAAGGCTGGGATGAGGTGTATAAATAA